In Tachysurus vachellii isolate PV-2020 chromosome 3, HZAU_Pvac_v1, whole genome shotgun sequence, one genomic interval encodes:
- the zar1 gene encoding zygote arrest protein 1, with the protein MQCVRRLSGNNNNNTNNNRKMATYSDESLESYVYASYNPYSYRCPKPKSWRQKSYLSAYGDGEGYFNNYHRAQLKSILSQINPNLTPRLRKANTKDVGVQVNPKADASVQCSLGPRTLAARRRDAERRRAPDGQSPSSPVSPGVRFPRTQAVYSPIATRGLAALLHDHDDDDDDDKKQQQKCEGRTEDAESTDKPEEEVVEGKEPNKPKSKTTLSPGKNDDESEQLKEEDDDGDKIENEKSLQEDSKSKGRVRFQFLEQKYGYYHCRDCNLRWESAYVWCVQGTNKVYFKQFCRTCQKSFNPYRVEDITCQSCKKARCTCPETARHVDPKRPHRQDLCGRCKGKRLSCDSTFSFKYII; encoded by the exons ATGCAGTGCGTCAGGCGGCTAAGcggaaataacaataataatactaataataacagaaaaatggcTACGTACAGCGACGAGTCACTCGAGAGCTACGTTTACGCCTCGTACAACCCTTACTCGTACAGATGCCCGAAGCCTAAGAGCTGGAGACAGAAGAGCTACCTGAGCGCGTATGGAGACGGTGAGGGTTATTTTAACAACTACCACCGCGCGCAGCTCAAATCCATCCTGTCGCAGATCAACCCGAACCTCACACCGCGCCTGCGCAAAGCCAACACTAAAGACGTAGGAGTGCAGGTGAACCCGAAAGCCGACGCCTCGGTGCAATGCTCGCTTGGACCACGCACTTTGGCTGCACGCCGGCGGGACGCAGAGCGCAGGCGCGCACCGGATGGTCAGAGTCCCAGCAGCCCGGTGAGTCCCGGTGTTCGGTTCCCGCGCACGCAGGCCGTGTATTCCCCGATCGCCACGCGGGGACTCGCGGCTCTCCTGCAcgaccatgatgatgatgatgatgatgataagaagcagcagcagaagtGTGAAGGAAGGACCGAAGATGCCGAGAGCACAGACAAGCCCGAGGAAGAGGTTGTGGAGGGCAAAGAACCAAACAAGCCAAAATCCAAGACAACGCTTAGTCCCGGGAAAAACGATGATGAAAGCGAACAGCTaaaagaggaagatgatgatggtgataagaTTGAGAATGAGAAAAGCCTTCAGGAGGACTCCAAGTCCAAGGGGAGAGTGCGCTTCCAG TTTTTGGAGCAGAAGTACGGCTATTACCACTGCAGAGACTGCAACCTTCGCTGGGAGAGTGCCTACGTGTGGTGTGTTCAGGGCACAAACAAg GTCTATTTCAAGCAGTTTTGCAGAACGTGCCAGAAATCCTTCAACCCATACCGGGTAGAGGACATAACCTGCCAG AGCTGCAAGAAGGCGCGCTGTACGTGTCCAGAGACGGCACGCCATGTGGATCCTAAACGGCCGCACCGACAAGACCTGTGCGGTCGCTGCAAAGGCAAGCGGCTCTCCTGCGACAGCACGTTCAGTTTTAAGTACATCATATAA
- the slc10a4 gene encoding sodium/bile acid cotransporter 4 — protein MVNSSFDPSTAAILDFPENVMNASEITDVALASWSASEDPAVPARAVVAFWDSPLSHGMNVVVGFILCFTMLGLGCTVELSHIGEHVRRPVGVLLAAICQFAIMPLVAFLLALAFSLDDVAAVAVLLCGCCPGGNLSNLMTLLINGEMNLSVIMTISSTVLALLLMPLCLWLYSRAWIDTPVVQLLPLGAVTLTVCSTLIPIGLGVALRSRYPRTADIVLKVSLWLMLITLVLLFIMTGVMLGPKLLATIPPAVYVVAVLMPMSGYAAGYGLAMAFSLPPNSCRTVSLETGCQNVQLCTAILKLTFPPQLMGAMYMFPLLYALFQAAEAAIIILVYRAYRTEVLGKQDLNGDDDDDTNITYKRMKEDEDGPFDTAYGSVTVNNPNCIELETQGGAGSPTPL, from the exons ATGGTGAACTCCAGTTTTGATCCTTCCACTGCGGCGATTCTAGACTTCCCGGAGAATGTCATGAACGCATCAGAGATCACGGACGTTGCTTTGGCGAGTTGGAGCGCGTCGGAGGATCCGGCGGTACCCGCGCGCGCGGTCGTGGCGTTCTGGGACTCGCCGTTAAGCCATGGCATGAACGTAGTGGTGGGCTTCATCCTGTGTTTCACCATGCTCGGGCTCGGCTGCACGGTGGAGCTCAGTCATATAGGCGAGCACGTGCGCAGGCCAGTCGGGGTTCTCCTCGCGGCCATCTGTCAGTTCGCCATCATGCCGCTTGTGGCTTTCTTACTGGCGCTCGCCTTCTCTCTGGACGACGTGGCCGCCGTGGCGGTGCTGCTGTGCGGCTGCTGCCCGGGGGGCAATCTGTCTAATCTCATGACCCTCCTGATCAACGGCGAGATGAACCTCag tgTTATAATGACCATCTCGTCCACGGTGCTGGCGCTGCTGCTCATGCCCCTGTGCTTGTGGCTGTACAGTCGTGCGTGGATCGACACGCCGGTGGTGCAGCTGCTGCCGTTGGGCGCCGTCACTCTCACCGTGTGCAGCACACTCATCCCCATCGGACTCGGGGTCGCCCTCAGGTCTCGTTACCCGCGCACCGCCGACATAGTTCTCAAG GTGTCTCTGTGGTTGATGCTCATCACACTGGTGCTACTGTTCATCATGACAGGTGTGATGTTGGGGCCCAAGTTGCTGGCGACCATCCCTCCTGCCGTGTACGTAGTTGCCGTGCTGATGCCTATGTCGGGATATGCAGCAGGCTACGGGCTGGCCATGGCTTTCTCTCTTCCACCCAACAGCTGCCGCACCGTATCACTAGAGACGGGATGCCAGAACGTCCAGCTCTGCACTGCCATCCTGAAGCTGACTTTCCCGCCACAGCTCATGGGGGCGATGTACATGTTTCCTCTGCTCTACGCGCTCTTCCAGGCAGCCGAAGCTGCCATCATCATCCTGGTGTACCGCGCCTACAGAACCGAGGTGCTCGGCAAGCAGGACCTGAATGGAGATGACGACGATGACACCAACATCACGTACAAGAGAAtgaaggaggatgaggatggtCCATTTGACACTGCGTACGGTTCGGTAACCGTAAACAATCCCAACTGCATTGAGCTGGAGACTCAGGGAGGGGCAGGAAGCCCAACACCTCTGTAA
- the si:dkey-90m5.4 gene encoding leucine-rich alpha-2-glycoprotein isoform X1, protein MNDSPSLIRNLLQLSHTMESRGLLALALIFLFRCYSALSCPVRCTCHFGVQSTETVCPDAELSRYPNEGLPGNSTSLTIQFTNLSSVSAKELEATPLLQELHLPGNRLSSLPQDLLTGLHHLNTIDLTGNQLQELPARVFYHAPLLNLVLKDNWLTRVDADCLPANSSLTWLDLSGNKLRKIPSALLKKLSHLETLHLSQNLLETIPDESFHYLHALERLHLDENKLQSLDAKAFSHNANLTHLFLQKNKLQTLPATLFHGLNLLQYLDLSENQLTFLTPGTLGLGISWVDLTSNPWHCDAKIEYLRKRINNVPVQSKPWCASPETLKDKAIAELTPNELGLEE, encoded by the exons ATGAATGATTCACCTTCATTGATCCGGAATCTGCTGCAACTTTCACACACG ATGGAGTCTCGCGGCCTCCTCGCGCTCGCGCTGATCTTCTTGTTCCGGTGCTATAGCGCCCTCTCGTGTCCGGTCCGCTGCACGTGTCACTTCGGCGTCCAGTCCACAGAGACAGTGTGTCCAGACGCAGAACTCTCGCGTTACCCTAACGAAGGTCTCCCAGGCAACAGCACGTCTCTAACCATACAGTTCACCAACCTGAGCAGCGTCTCAGCCAAGGAGCTGGAAGCCACGCCCCTTCTCCAGGAGCTCCACCTACCAGGGAACAGACTCAGCAGCTTACCGCAGGACCTGCTCACTGGTCTTCATCACCTGAACACCATAGAccttacag GAAACCAGTTACAGGAGCTGCCCGCTCGGGTGTTCTACCATGCCCCGCTGCTCAACCTGGTTCTTAAAGACAACTGGCTGACCAGAGTCGATGCTGACTGTCTGCCCGCCAACAGCAGCCTCACATGGCTCGACCTGTCAGGAAACAAGCTGAGGAAAATTCCTTCTGCTCTGCTCAAAAAGCTAAGCCACCTGGAAACCTTGCACCTCTCTCAGAACCTGCTAGAAACAATTCCAGACGAGAGCTTCCACTACCTTCATGCTCTAGAGAGACTTCACCTGGATGAGAACAAACTTCAGTCTCTGGATGCCAAGGCTTTCAGCCACAACGCTAACCTGACTCACCTGTTCCTACAGAAGAACAAGCTGCAGACTCTCCCGGCTACTCTGTTCCACGGACTCAACCTGCTGCAATACCTGGACCTGTCAGAGAATCAGCTGACATTTCTGACACCTGGAACCCTTGGTTTAGGGATCAGCTGGGTGGATTTGACCTCTAACCCCTGGCACTGTGATGCTAAAATAGAGTACCTGCGGAAGAGGATAAACAACGTGCCGGTGCAGTCCAAGCCATGGTGCGCCTCACCCGAGACTCTGAAGGACAAAGCCATTGCAGAACTTACACCCAACGAGCTGGGCCTGGAAGAGTGA
- the si:dkey-90m5.4 gene encoding leucine-rich alpha-2-glycoprotein isoform X2, translating to MESRGLLALALIFLFRCYSALSCPVRCTCHFGVQSTETVCPDAELSRYPNEGLPGNSTSLTIQFTNLSSVSAKELEATPLLQELHLPGNRLSSLPQDLLTGLHHLNTIDLTGNQLQELPARVFYHAPLLNLVLKDNWLTRVDADCLPANSSLTWLDLSGNKLRKIPSALLKKLSHLETLHLSQNLLETIPDESFHYLHALERLHLDENKLQSLDAKAFSHNANLTHLFLQKNKLQTLPATLFHGLNLLQYLDLSENQLTFLTPGTLGLGISWVDLTSNPWHCDAKIEYLRKRINNVPVQSKPWCASPETLKDKAIAELTPNELGLEE from the exons ATGGAGTCTCGCGGCCTCCTCGCGCTCGCGCTGATCTTCTTGTTCCGGTGCTATAGCGCCCTCTCGTGTCCGGTCCGCTGCACGTGTCACTTCGGCGTCCAGTCCACAGAGACAGTGTGTCCAGACGCAGAACTCTCGCGTTACCCTAACGAAGGTCTCCCAGGCAACAGCACGTCTCTAACCATACAGTTCACCAACCTGAGCAGCGTCTCAGCCAAGGAGCTGGAAGCCACGCCCCTTCTCCAGGAGCTCCACCTACCAGGGAACAGACTCAGCAGCTTACCGCAGGACCTGCTCACTGGTCTTCATCACCTGAACACCATAGAccttacag GAAACCAGTTACAGGAGCTGCCCGCTCGGGTGTTCTACCATGCCCCGCTGCTCAACCTGGTTCTTAAAGACAACTGGCTGACCAGAGTCGATGCTGACTGTCTGCCCGCCAACAGCAGCCTCACATGGCTCGACCTGTCAGGAAACAAGCTGAGGAAAATTCCTTCTGCTCTGCTCAAAAAGCTAAGCCACCTGGAAACCTTGCACCTCTCTCAGAACCTGCTAGAAACAATTCCAGACGAGAGCTTCCACTACCTTCATGCTCTAGAGAGACTTCACCTGGATGAGAACAAACTTCAGTCTCTGGATGCCAAGGCTTTCAGCCACAACGCTAACCTGACTCACCTGTTCCTACAGAAGAACAAGCTGCAGACTCTCCCGGCTACTCTGTTCCACGGACTCAACCTGCTGCAATACCTGGACCTGTCAGAGAATCAGCTGACATTTCTGACACCTGGAACCCTTGGTTTAGGGATCAGCTGGGTGGATTTGACCTCTAACCCCTGGCACTGTGATGCTAAAATAGAGTACCTGCGGAAGAGGATAAACAACGTGCCGGTGCAGTCCAAGCCATGGTGCGCCTCACCCGAGACTCTGAAGGACAAAGCCATTGCAGAACTTACACCCAACGAGCTGGGCCTGGAAGAGTGA